A genomic window from Pseudomonadota bacterium includes:
- the pbpC gene encoding penicillin-binding protein 1C, producing MTGFPARSRRRRRLAAIGAVGGFAPLVVVALLVLDHRHPVDLSRAQMLGSVLHDRHGQPLRYRLAADDRLRLPVAVDAVDPLFLHMLVAYEDKRFHRHTGVDPLATLRALGQWIRHGRVVSGASTLTMQTARLLETRPSTLGGKLTEMGRALQLERALSKQEILSLYLRLAPYGGNVEGISAASQRWFGHGPEQLTPAEAALLVALPQSPTRLRPDRHPQAALEARAKVLRRVWPRLAEQAVLSSEDLRLALSEPLSKAVADSLPVLAPHLADRLLATGKASKINSCLDASLQARVRDIARAAVRQVHPRANVAVLVVDNDSAQVHAYLGGTHYFSALRAGQVDLTQATRSPGSTLKPFIYGLAFDRGLAAPATRVMDRPTRFGKYAPANFEQRYYGALELADALRLSLNVPAVALLDALGPTRFTMALEAQGVPLALPSLDRPGLAIALGGAGTTLESLVRLYRGLADDGETRPLQLLCDDDKAGEAQRSGALPLLQARARWQLQRILRTATAPGARGVAARARTAFKTGTSYGHRDAWAIGFDARWTVGVWVGRPDGTPLSGIYGHGVAAPILFDIFDALPAAEESSPAPPPAGALAGFDGQRLPPMLKFLGDDDGVGDGPRVLFPLPDTNILLGKMPLRLESTGGEPPFTWLVDGAPMAPTPWPSQQWQPSGPGFFQLTVVDARGRADRVNVQLSQTVAPSAGRLRSVLKPRGREEGDAPAAGQGHR from the coding sequence ATGACCGGCTTTCCTGCTCGCTCACGGCGTCGCCGACGGCTGGCCGCGATCGGTGCGGTTGGAGGCTTCGCCCCGCTGGTCGTCGTCGCGTTGCTGGTGCTGGATCACCGGCATCCGGTGGATCTGTCCCGTGCGCAGATGCTCGGGAGCGTGCTGCATGATCGCCACGGTCAGCCCCTGCGCTATCGCCTTGCCGCTGATGATCGCTTGCGCCTGCCCGTGGCGGTGGATGCCGTCGACCCGCTTTTCCTGCACATGCTGGTGGCGTACGAAGACAAGCGATTCCATCGGCACACTGGCGTCGATCCCTTAGCGACGCTTCGCGCCTTGGGTCAGTGGATTCGTCATGGTCGCGTGGTGTCAGGGGCCTCAACGCTTACGATGCAAACCGCACGTTTGCTGGAAACCAGGCCAAGCACCCTAGGTGGCAAGCTCACGGAGATGGGGCGCGCGCTGCAACTCGAGCGCGCGTTGAGCAAGCAAGAGATCCTGTCCCTCTACCTGCGTCTCGCGCCCTATGGGGGCAACGTCGAGGGCATCTCCGCAGCCAGCCAGCGCTGGTTCGGCCACGGACCTGAACAGCTCACGCCCGCGGAAGCAGCCCTGCTGGTGGCCTTGCCCCAGTCGCCTACGCGACTGCGTCCGGATCGACACCCGCAGGCGGCGCTCGAGGCTCGGGCGAAGGTATTGCGTCGCGTATGGCCGCGCTTGGCGGAGCAGGCGGTCCTTTCGAGCGAAGATCTACGTTTGGCGCTCTCTGAGCCCTTGTCCAAGGCCGTCGCCGATTCTCTGCCCGTGTTAGCCCCACATCTGGCAGATCGCCTGTTGGCGACCGGCAAAGCGAGCAAAATCAATAGCTGTTTGGATGCAAGCCTGCAAGCACGAGTTCGCGATATTGCGCGGGCGGCCGTCAGGCAGGTGCACCCCCGGGCGAACGTGGCCGTGCTGGTCGTCGACAACGACAGTGCCCAGGTGCACGCGTATCTGGGCGGCACCCACTACTTCAGCGCCTTGCGCGCAGGGCAGGTGGACCTGACGCAAGCCACGCGGTCGCCGGGCTCGACGCTCAAGCCCTTTATCTACGGACTGGCCTTCGATCGCGGGCTCGCCGCCCCCGCCACGCGCGTCATGGACCGACCGACGCGCTTCGGTAAGTACGCGCCTGCGAACTTCGAGCAGCGCTACTACGGCGCTCTCGAACTCGCCGATGCCTTGCGCCTGAGTTTGAACGTGCCCGCCGTGGCCTTGCTCGATGCCCTCGGCCCGACGCGCTTCACCATGGCCTTGGAGGCGCAGGGCGTGCCCCTGGCCTTGCCGAGCCTCGACCGACCGGGCCTTGCGATTGCCCTCGGCGGCGCGGGCACCACGCTGGAGTCCCTCGTGCGACTCTATCGAGGCCTGGCCGATGACGGGGAAACGCGCCCCCTGCAGCTGCTTTGCGACGACGATAAGGCAGGTGAGGCCCAGCGGTCAGGAGCGCTGCCCCTGCTTCAGGCGCGGGCACGCTGGCAGCTACAGCGCATCCTGCGCACCGCCACCGCCCCAGGGGCGCGAGGGGTCGCGGCCAGGGCACGCACCGCCTTCAAGACGGGCACTTCCTACGGTCACCGCGATGCCTGGGCCATCGGTTTCGATGCGCGGTGGACCGTGGGCGTGTGGGTGGGGCGGCCGGACGGGACACCCTTGTCAGGCATCTATGGCCATGGGGTGGCGGCGCCGATCCTGTTCGACATCTTCGATGCCCTGCCAGCCGCTGAGGAATCATCTCCCGCGCCACCACCTGCCGGCGCCCTGGCAGGCTTCGATGGGCAGCGACTGCCGCCGATGCTCAAGTTCCTGGGCGATGACGATGGCGTAGGCGATGGGCCGCGCGTGTTGTTCCCCCTGCCGGATACCAACATCTTGCTCGGGAAGATGCCGTTGCGCCTCGAGAGCACCGGCGGTGAGCCGCCCTTCACATGGCTCGTCGACGGTGCGCCGATGGCCCCCACGCCTTGGCCGTCACAGCAATGGCAGCCAAGCGGCCCGGGGTTCTTTCAGCTCACGGTGGTGGATGCGCGAGGCCGAGCGGATCGGGTGAACGTGCAGTTGAGCCAGACGGTAGCTCCGAGCGCAGGGCGCTTGAGGAGCGTCCTGAAGCCGCGCGGGCGCGAGGAAGGCGATGCCCCTGCAGCGGGGCAAGGGCATCGTTAG
- a CDS encoding alpha-2-macroglobulin has product MTCRPFPWPLLKRALHTSAAVLLIALLGTGDAHSQSAVPPEELDLPTDAAHAQAALMAELEAIHERLERAELIKAKASLQELKLLGEEHPDRLRRRYQLELNAYDRPWDAGAWLALHDRRQNNRAQDDALGAAWHLYTIAESTQARATALLRLADRYADRSRRDTAREVAAIALTLDDSAPVRDAWEALEERLRLRIMSINAEAEQALPRVCLRLSRSLAAVQPIPLSDLVEIAPAPDALVTVQGEQLCIAGLAHGTQYALTLHKGLTAGDGEVLEKPLQRTVEVPHRQPSVAFSPGAYVLPRPADALIPVRTVNLDEVPLELFRVDDRNLVHRDLRSLLRQPLSRWHRARLEGELGSSLWQGTLEVQSVADREVITNLPVEQLLAQEGEGIYVLSAPLANDYSLAATQWLVVSDIGLTTFSASDGLHVFARSLADTLPRAKVELTLVASNNRVLGTVTTDDQGYARFAPGLSAGKGGDGPALLTARDGSDYNFLPLTGAALDLSERGVSGRPAPGPADAFLYTERGIYRPGETVELSLLLRDPRAMALADLPLTLRVTKPGGLVVLEKVLTSDALGAAHLSIPIATTANTGQWEVTARLDPDGMAVGSTSFQVEDFVPPRIEVEASISAPRLQAGGGGAVSVAANYYYGAPAADRPVQVQLLIEADPTPFDGYEAFSFGREELEFSPVLQSLPAARTDAKGEAELQLPLPAIADRSQPLRLRATAAVDDVGGRAVYETVTAAIDTHERYVGLRTLFGDSVSEGEAATFELVALSPEATPVSQAPLRWRFVRERHNYLWYSSGGRWQWRANVIDEPVVSGEGVADSEGRLALERRLPPGRYRLDVFDGGGTASASRRFNVGWWRGAAVANVPDALDLTLRPPADGNSTQRTAFIDAPFAGRALVTLGNERLHRSFEVELPEAGREITFDIDPAWSPGLYLMVTAFRPGAGEPSPLPTRATGLAWVEVGVAQRRLAVTLSPPPETRPRGPVTIPVSVDLPSGIGERMVGMTVAAVDAGVLALTRFPTPDPAKHYFGQRALGGDVRDVYGDLIAPLDGPLGAVRSGGDSAEDNLGSLAVRSSRVVALYHRDVLLDEQGRGTITLDLPDFNGRLRLMAVAWTDRSLGASDAPLLVRDPVVAELVLPRFLAPGDRADARLDLRNPGDAPMTFGLAIEAAGPVAVELAAEDITLAPGAGRVLPVRVTAQEPGVADLAVKIDLAGGNALKREYALAVRPASPNITARALTSVDPGEVLTVDGDLAADFHPGAYVSWLATNGVSVDVPGLLAELDGYPYRCTEQTISRALPHLQSDAHFNDVTTAIAQVLDRQRYDGRFGLWSLGDGQGLWITAYAYEFLSLAAEQGHDVPSAALRLAERALGEMVDGAAPPYAAAYAAYALARTGKVAPAVVRRFALTHGNSLPTRIATAHTAAALALVGDREPSDRLFERALRQTRTNITNLEDYGSDRRDAAAMLTLMARHTDLGVRGAALSEALERALTASDPLYMSTQELTWLLLAAEQLQETAGELSLRVDGREQRAPEGRLGLASGRSPVKMPKQIENLGDTQVRLIRRVRGAPITSPAPQSDGYAIQRRWYDADSGETVTAQTVQSGQRLVAVIEGESTRAANEQQLLVVDLLPAGFEIENDALGGTWAQLPLAIGPLSNVEYANALDDRYVAALTVNGPARFRLAYLVRATTEGEFAMPGVQVEDMYAPRFRAIGPARRTTITTAQ; this is encoded by the coding sequence ATGACCTGCCGCCCCTTCCCGTGGCCCCTACTCAAAAGAGCCCTGCACACGTCTGCAGCCGTTCTGCTGATCGCGTTGCTCGGCACCGGCGACGCTCACAGCCAAAGCGCCGTGCCGCCCGAGGAGCTCGACCTGCCCACGGACGCCGCCCATGCGCAAGCGGCCCTGATGGCCGAGCTCGAGGCCATTCACGAGCGTCTCGAGCGAGCCGAACTGATCAAGGCGAAGGCTAGCCTTCAGGAGTTGAAGCTTCTCGGCGAAGAGCACCCAGATCGCTTGCGGCGCCGCTATCAGCTCGAACTGAATGCCTACGATAGGCCCTGGGACGCGGGAGCGTGGCTGGCGTTGCATGACCGGCGCCAGAACAATCGCGCACAGGATGATGCCCTGGGCGCAGCCTGGCATCTCTACACGATTGCCGAGTCCACGCAGGCGCGTGCCACTGCGCTCCTGCGCCTGGCAGATCGCTACGCCGATCGCAGTCGTCGGGACACGGCGAGGGAAGTGGCGGCGATCGCCCTGACCCTCGACGACTCCGCACCCGTGCGCGATGCCTGGGAGGCGCTCGAGGAGCGCCTGCGCTTGCGCATCATGAGCATCAACGCGGAGGCGGAGCAGGCCCTGCCGCGCGTGTGCCTGCGCCTGTCGCGATCCTTGGCCGCCGTGCAGCCGATTCCGCTCAGCGACCTGGTCGAGATCGCCCCCGCGCCCGATGCACTGGTGACCGTGCAGGGAGAGCAGCTATGCATTGCGGGCCTCGCTCACGGCACACAATACGCCCTCACCTTGCACAAGGGGCTGACCGCCGGTGATGGGGAGGTCTTGGAGAAACCGCTTCAACGCACCGTCGAGGTGCCCCATCGCCAGCCTTCCGTGGCCTTCTCGCCTGGCGCCTATGTGTTGCCACGGCCGGCGGATGCACTGATTCCCGTTCGCACCGTCAACCTGGACGAGGTGCCACTGGAACTCTTTCGTGTCGACGATCGCAACCTGGTGCACCGGGATTTGCGGTCGCTGCTACGCCAACCCCTCTCGCGTTGGCATCGGGCACGCCTGGAAGGTGAGTTAGGAAGCTCCCTGTGGCAGGGCACGCTCGAGGTGCAGTCCGTGGCGGACCGCGAGGTCATCACCAACCTCCCTGTGGAGCAGCTGCTGGCGCAGGAGGGAGAGGGCATCTACGTGTTGTCCGCGCCTCTGGCCAACGACTACAGCCTCGCGGCCACCCAGTGGCTGGTGGTCTCCGACATCGGCCTGACCACCTTCTCCGCGAGTGACGGTTTGCATGTGTTCGCCCGCTCCCTGGCGGACACGCTACCCCGGGCGAAGGTGGAACTCACGCTCGTCGCCAGCAACAACCGTGTCCTTGGCACGGTGACCACCGATGACCAGGGCTACGCGCGCTTCGCGCCGGGCCTCTCGGCGGGCAAGGGGGGTGATGGGCCGGCGCTACTCACCGCACGTGATGGCAGCGACTACAACTTCCTCCCCCTGACCGGGGCGGCCCTCGACCTCTCCGAGCGAGGCGTGAGCGGTCGACCGGCACCTGGCCCCGCCGATGCCTTTCTGTACACGGAACGCGGCATCTACCGCCCCGGCGAGACCGTGGAGCTGAGTCTGTTGCTGCGGGATCCTCGTGCGATGGCACTGGCTGACCTGCCGCTCACCCTGCGCGTCACCAAACCCGGCGGCCTGGTGGTGCTGGAGAAGGTGCTGACGAGTGATGCCCTGGGCGCCGCTCACCTATCGATCCCTATCGCTACTACGGCGAATACTGGTCAGTGGGAAGTAACGGCTCGCCTGGATCCTGACGGCATGGCTGTCGGCAGTACCAGCTTCCAGGTGGAGGACTTCGTGCCGCCGCGCATCGAGGTGGAGGCGTCGATTTCTGCGCCACGTCTGCAGGCGGGCGGCGGGGGTGCCGTGAGCGTGGCGGCCAACTACTACTACGGCGCGCCGGCGGCCGATCGCCCCGTGCAGGTGCAGCTGCTGATCGAGGCGGACCCGACACCCTTTGACGGCTATGAGGCGTTCAGCTTTGGTCGCGAGGAGCTGGAGTTCTCCCCCGTGCTGCAAAGCCTGCCGGCGGCGCGTACCGATGCGAAGGGAGAGGCCGAACTTCAGTTGCCGCTCCCGGCCATCGCCGATCGCAGCCAGCCCCTGCGCCTGCGCGCGACCGCCGCCGTCGACGACGTGGGCGGGCGCGCGGTGTACGAGACCGTGACGGCGGCCATCGACACGCACGAACGCTACGTGGGCCTACGAACACTGTTCGGCGACAGCGTGTCAGAGGGCGAGGCCGCCACCTTCGAGTTGGTGGCCTTGAGTCCAGAGGCAACACCCGTATCCCAGGCACCCTTGCGCTGGCGCTTCGTGCGCGAGCGCCACAACTACCTGTGGTACAGCAGCGGTGGCCGCTGGCAATGGCGCGCGAACGTCATCGACGAGCCGGTGGTGAGTGGGGAAGGCGTTGCCGACAGCGAGGGGCGCCTCGCCCTGGAAAGACGCTTGCCGCCGGGGCGCTACCGCCTGGATGTCTTCGACGGGGGAGGCACGGCCTCTGCCTCGCGACGCTTCAACGTGGGTTGGTGGCGCGGCGCCGCGGTGGCGAACGTGCCCGATGCCCTGGACCTGACCCTGCGCCCGCCGGCGGACGGCAACAGCACGCAACGTACGGCCTTCATCGATGCGCCGTTTGCCGGCCGCGCCTTGGTTACCCTTGGCAATGAGCGTTTGCATCGAAGCTTCGAGGTGGAGCTGCCCGAGGCAGGGCGCGAGATCACCTTCGACATCGATCCCGCCTGGAGTCCCGGCCTGTACCTCATGGTCACCGCGTTTCGTCCCGGCGCGGGTGAGCCCTCACCGCTGCCGACACGCGCTACGGGCCTTGCCTGGGTGGAGGTGGGGGTGGCGCAACGCAGGCTGGCAGTGACCCTCAGTCCTCCCCCGGAAACGCGGCCGCGCGGTCCTGTGACGATTCCCGTTTCCGTGGATCTTCCGTCGGGTATCGGCGAGCGGATGGTGGGCATGACCGTGGCGGCAGTGGATGCCGGCGTTCTCGCCCTCACCCGCTTCCCCACGCCAGATCCAGCTAAGCATTACTTTGGGCAGCGCGCCCTGGGCGGTGACGTACGGGATGTCTACGGTGACCTCATTGCGCCCCTGGACGGTCCCCTGGGCGCAGTGCGTTCCGGTGGCGACAGCGCTGAGGACAACCTCGGTAGCCTGGCCGTGCGCAGCTCGCGCGTGGTGGCCCTGTACCACCGGGATGTGCTCCTCGACGAGCAGGGGCGCGGCACCATCACCCTGGACTTACCCGACTTCAACGGCCGCCTACGCCTGATGGCCGTGGCCTGGACCGATCGCTCCCTGGGGGCGAGCGACGCGCCCCTGTTGGTGCGGGATCCCGTGGTGGCCGAGCTGGTGCTGCCACGATTCCTTGCGCCGGGAGATAGGGCAGATGCACGCCTGGACTTGCGCAATCCCGGAGATGCGCCGATGACCTTCGGCCTCGCCATCGAGGCTGCGGGCCCCGTGGCGGTGGAACTGGCGGCGGAGGACATCACGCTGGCGCCCGGGGCAGGGCGGGTGCTACCGGTACGCGTGACGGCACAGGAGCCGGGCGTTGCTGATCTCGCCGTGAAGATCGATCTGGCCGGTGGCAACGCGCTCAAGCGCGAGTACGCGCTAGCCGTGCGGCCCGCGTCGCCGAACATCACGGCGCGAGCGCTTACGTCCGTCGATCCCGGTGAAGTGTTGACCGTGGACGGAGACCTCGCCGCGGACTTCCACCCCGGCGCCTACGTAAGTTGGCTGGCGACGAACGGGGTTTCCGTGGATGTGCCCGGGCTGCTGGCCGAACTCGATGGCTACCCCTACCGCTGCACGGAGCAGACCATCAGCCGCGCCCTGCCGCACTTGCAGTCCGATGCGCACTTCAACGACGTGACCACGGCGATCGCGCAGGTGCTGGATCGCCAGCGCTACGACGGCCGCTTCGGTCTGTGGTCTCTCGGCGATGGCCAGGGTCTTTGGATTACGGCCTACGCCTATGAGTTCCTATCGCTGGCGGCAGAGCAAGGTCACGACGTGCCGAGCGCCGCCCTGCGCCTGGCGGAGCGCGCCCTCGGCGAGATGGTGGACGGTGCGGCACCGCCTTACGCCGCTGCCTACGCAGCCTACGCGCTGGCGCGTACGGGCAAGGTGGCGCCCGCCGTCGTGCGACGCTTCGCCCTGACCCACGGGAACTCGCTCCCCACACGCATTGCGACAGCGCACACGGCGGCAGCCCTGGCGTTGGTCGGTGATCGCGAGCCGTCTGATCGCCTCTTCGAGCGCGCCCTGCGCCAGACACGTACCAATATCACCAATCTCGAGGACTATGGCTCCGATCGACGCGATGCCGCCGCCATGCTCACGCTCATGGCGCGTCACACAGATCTCGGTGTGCGCGGCGCGGCCTTGAGCGAAGCGTTGGAACGGGCCCTCACCGCCAGCGATCCCCTCTACATGAGTACGCAGGAGCTCACCTGGTTGCTGTTGGCAGCAGAGCAACTGCAGGAAACGGCCGGGGAGCTGTCCCTGCGGGTGGATGGGCGGGAGCAGCGCGCACCGGAGGGTCGCCTTGGTCTCGCGAGCGGCAGGAGCCCGGTAAAGATGCCTAAGCAGATCGAAAACCTCGGCGATACGCAGGTGCGACTGATCCGTCGCGTGCGTGGCGCGCCCATCACCTCACCCGCGCCCCAGTCGGATGGCTACGCGATCCAGCGGCGCTGGTATGACGCTGATTCCGGCGAAACGGTCACCGCACAGACGGTGCAAAGCGGCCAGCGCCTCGTGGCCGTGATCGAGGGAGAATCGACGCGCGCTGCCAACGAGCAGCAGCTGCTCGTGGTGGATCTGTTGCCCGCCGGCTTTGAGATCGAGAACGATGCCCTCGGCGGCACCTGGGCCCAGCTCCCCCTGGCGATAGGTCCCCTCAGCAACGTGGAGTACGCCAATGCCCTTGACGATCGCTACGTGGCTGCGCTGACGGTCAACGGCCCCGCGCGCTTCCGCTTGGCCTACCTGGTGCGGGCGACCACGGAGGGCGAATTCGCGATGCCAGGCGTGCAGGTGGAGGATATGTACGCGCCGCGCTTCCGCGCCATCGGCCCAGCACGACGCACGACGATCACGACAGCCCAGTGA
- a CDS encoding DEAD/DEAH box helicase family protein, with the protein MFRHLDRPTLVLSSTRVIRNQWIERLRDFLPEEASTPAPWPSRSLDEPAFLTSITYQALHTKYRDALREAVTDDEVAAAEETEIQTMPIDEQEVSTLITALKGAGTKVLILDEAHHLRAQWWKAPSKVVAAIEGMTVVSLSATPPYDANPGEWKRYEALCGAIDEEISVPELVKAKTLCPHQDFVWTVVPTEYERTYVEEYQCNVRRTVTELLGRHAGACRTAARLDHWGYGYRRRDFGQA; encoded by the coding sequence ATATTCAGGCACCTCGATCGCCCGACCTTGGTGCTCTCGTCCACGAGAGTGATCAGGAATCAGTGGATCGAGCGCTTGCGTGACTTCCTGCCGGAGGAGGCGTCAACGCCAGCGCCCTGGCCCAGTCGATCCCTGGACGAGCCGGCGTTTTTGACATCCATCACGTACCAGGCTCTGCACACGAAGTATCGCGATGCACTTCGCGAAGCCGTGACGGACGATGAGGTAGCTGCCGCGGAAGAGACTGAGATCCAGACGATGCCTATCGATGAGCAGGAAGTGTCGACGCTGATCACGGCACTGAAGGGCGCTGGCACCAAGGTGCTGATCCTCGACGAGGCTCATCACCTGCGCGCCCAGTGGTGGAAGGCGCCGAGCAAGGTAGTCGCGGCCATCGAGGGGATGACCGTCGTGTCGCTCTCGGCCACTCCGCCGTACGACGCTAACCCAGGCGAATGGAAGCGCTACGAAGCCTTGTGTGGTGCCATCGACGAGGAGATCTCCGTCCCGGAGCTGGTCAAGGCCAAGACCCTGTGCCCCCATCAGGACTTCGTGTGGACCGTGGTACCTACGGAGTACGAAAGGACATACGTCGAGGAGTACCAATGCAACGTCCGACGGACCGTGACGGAGTTGCTCGGACGCCACGCTGGAGCGTGCCGTACGGCAGCACGCTTGGATCACTGGGGATACGGCTACCGAAGACGAGATTTTGGCCAGGCCTGA
- a CDS encoding metallophosphoesterase, protein MIAFGDVHGDYEALHRLLSFAEVIDGDDRWIAGSKHLVSVGDLLDRGPDSRRVMDLLMGLETQAQAAGGPVHVLIGNHEQMNLTGDLRYVAKEEFAAFAGPRMTPYARPPPLPLGRKVSATRW, encoded by the coding sequence GTGATCGCATTTGGTGACGTGCACGGCGACTACGAAGCCCTCCACCGCCTGCTTAGCTTCGCCGAAGTCATCGACGGCGACGATCGCTGGATCGCCGGTAGCAAGCACCTGGTGAGCGTGGGCGACCTCCTGGATCGCGGCCCAGACTCGCGACGCGTCATGGATCTGCTGATGGGGTTGGAGACGCAGGCGCAAGCCGCTGGCGGACCCGTGCACGTACTCATCGGTAACCACGAGCAGATGAACCTCACGGGCGATCTGCGCTATGTGGCGAAAGAGGAATTCGCCGCCTTCGCGGGGCCGAGGATGACGCCTTACGCGAGGCCGCCGCCGCTACCGCTCGGGCGGAAGGTCTCAGCGACAAGGTGGTGA